The genomic DNA CGGCGTCGTGCTAGTGCTCCTGCTGGCCATCGCCATGGCGAGCTGCAGGCTCTCgctcgctgccaccgccgccgccactcacGAGAGCGGCGCCAGCATTCCCGCCATCCTGGGCCGCGAGCTGCGGGAGTTCATCGCCAGGGCCGGCAACATGTTCCGGTCGTCGGGGGCTGACGGCTGGCGCGCCGCGGCCACGaacgccaccgccgacgccgacgccgacgccgaggcgaAGAACCTGCGTGCCGTGGCGGCgtcccggaggcggcggcccgcCAGGAAGTCCGCGGGCTGCGTCAGCGCCGCGGCGTGCCGGAAGAGGCGCGTGATCTGCGCCAAGAGGTGCTACCGCGCCTTGCGCGCCGCCAGCCTGACCCACGTCCCCTCCCGATGCGTCGTCAAGTGCAGGAAGTGCGTGCCCACCTGCTAGATCGCGCATCGCGCCGCGTCGCGTACTCGCGTCGCCGGAGTTGCTACTTCTTGTCGTCGTAGGCTCGGTGGAATAAAGATGCAGAACCCTGTTCCGTGCGGTAGTAGGTCGTAGTGAATATTGTGATTTCTATACTGTACCCCGTCAGCACGTTTTGGAATTTGGATTCGGATTTTTCCACTTGAATATCAGTTGTTACGCTCACTTCCATGGTAGTAGTACAGTACTGTATGGTACACTGGCAACTTCTGTAGCGgccatttgttttgttttttttttgg from Setaria italica strain Yugu1 chromosome VII, Setaria_italica_v2.0, whole genome shotgun sequence includes the following:
- the LOC101781819 gene encoding uncharacterized protein LOC101781819; the encoded protein is MKSSGVVLVLLLAIAMASCRLSLAATAAATHESGASIPAILGRELREFIARAGNMFRSSGADGWRAAATNATADADADAEAKNLRAVAASRRRRPARKSAGCVSAAACRKRRVICAKRCYRALRAASLTHVPSRCVVKCRKCVPTC